A genomic stretch from Terriglobus sp. RCC_193 includes:
- a CDS encoding carboxypeptidase regulatory-like domain-containing protein, which translates to MKQPKYIYGRVHAVRPIAAAAVLLCFSVGASFAQSGGGTVSGIVVDQTGASIPNATVTALNVATGVTTVRTSTSSGVYTLSPLLPGTYTITVSSPGFTTTEQKNVVLEALGSVGLNVTLQIGNQAETVMVSAAPPQLDTTTASLGGLIDNKTYAALPLLMAGGQQRDITQFSNLLPGAQVNPGGRSSIIGGTGQRVGELYVDGLPLTTASQQGDNRPVFNIIPLEAIDSVKVLTSGYSAQYQGAGLENYNLKAGTNDYHGSLFAYVRNTIFDAWSFSSKPGSPGNVTYKIINGVATATPGPKPPEHQIEYGYTFGGPVRIPFLFNGRDRLFFFTTLDRFRSRLGANPSPSTVPTLKMRTGDFSDLPYAIYDPTTQAACTAKSTNGPCRYQYGYTGGAAAGPAGNPVRTAAPVNVIPTAQISPITQYMAKFLPAPQTTSLVNNFYSAAPTGFDNYLYSARIDYTISSKQTLSGAYSQGQRHASPYTGSSTAGVAVVPYIQTTLSTILGRVADLQHTYQITDRLVNQAKYGFIYFGGPPVGNITGQTNPGLYGLAASGITGLPSGQASDNAANLSFTGTNAPTSWVGNTPTTTNRSYTYEFVDNLSYVVGRHSMNFGGQIQWLQNNADTADGPSTPTSLGFSTNETANLTGSTYVANTGYSYASFLLGAVGSSSVTQQPFSIVGGRYRPFALYFQDDFKITSKLTINAGLRWDYIPPYREVADRWSFLNPDITNPITGNKGALQFAGHRGAGLSCECTTPVNTYMKNFEPRIGFAFQLDDKTVLRGGYSLTYSHGGATGGAAGAGTGTGQTGFSTPISFADSTAGPAFYLNNNPAFSQRNANYGGANYSLPGTSTPSLAAQSLGTGFYVTSTGASGGNGSGINYADPYIGSRSPQFSFYNYGIQREITKNLTVSVDYSGSQSHFIAGASNIRGLYAGQLDPKYLALGANLTKPATAANIAAAQAASGITLPIPYAAYTAAAGVNTNATIAHMLTWMPQYSGTSDFWGNYVANANYNSLQVAVAQRAYKGLTLNINYTYSQNVDNAGTQRSGYDIPASAIADGQSHPRNRIDRSISINDQPQNLSIYGVYNSQYGKGSFGGSHFVNRALLSGWQTSLIFQYSSGLPLPIVATCNSTQNVGQGTCMPDSNPNFHGDIRTNGKWGKGVTSANLGSLSYLTGYISTTTSGVGVGNVACGVSTGPFCNSGNYMIGDAPRFPGNLRGPDNYRLSMALRRTFPITERVNFVFGVDGSNMTNHTTFGNNAGNNQINVNVNSAAFGTLNFASADPRSFQLSGRLQF; encoded by the coding sequence GTGAAACAACCCAAATACATCTACGGGAGAGTCCACGCGGTCAGGCCCATTGCCGCCGCTGCTGTACTCCTGTGCTTCAGCGTTGGAGCGAGCTTCGCCCAGTCAGGCGGCGGCACCGTCAGCGGCATCGTCGTCGATCAGACTGGCGCTTCCATCCCAAATGCAACGGTCACCGCGCTCAATGTAGCCACGGGTGTCACAACGGTCCGCACCTCCACCTCCAGCGGCGTGTACACACTCTCACCTCTGCTCCCTGGCACCTATACCATCACTGTGTCTAGTCCCGGCTTCACCACAACAGAGCAGAAGAACGTAGTCCTTGAAGCACTTGGCAGTGTCGGCCTGAATGTTACGCTGCAGATTGGCAACCAGGCTGAGACCGTGATGGTAAGCGCGGCACCGCCCCAACTGGATACGACTACAGCCTCGCTTGGCGGCCTGATCGACAACAAGACCTATGCAGCGTTGCCGCTGCTCATGGCGGGTGGTCAGCAGCGCGACATCACGCAGTTCTCAAACCTGCTGCCTGGCGCACAGGTCAATCCCGGCGGACGATCTTCCATCATTGGTGGTACGGGGCAGCGCGTGGGCGAACTCTACGTCGATGGACTGCCCCTCACCACGGCGAGTCAGCAGGGTGACAATCGCCCTGTCTTCAACATCATTCCTCTCGAGGCGATCGATTCCGTCAAGGTTCTAACCAGCGGCTACTCCGCGCAGTATCAGGGCGCAGGCCTGGAGAATTACAACCTGAAGGCCGGCACGAACGATTATCACGGCTCCTTATTCGCATACGTCCGTAACACCATCTTCGATGCGTGGTCCTTCTCCTCCAAGCCTGGTTCGCCCGGCAATGTGACCTACAAGATCATCAACGGTGTTGCCACCGCTACTCCAGGGCCAAAGCCACCAGAGCACCAGATCGAATACGGCTATACCTTCGGTGGCCCGGTCAGAATTCCGTTCCTTTTCAATGGTCGGGACCGCCTCTTCTTCTTCACCACACTGGATCGCTTCCGGTCTCGCCTGGGTGCCAACCCCTCGCCCAGCACCGTTCCCACGTTGAAGATGCGTACGGGTGATTTCTCGGATCTGCCTTATGCCATCTACGATCCCACTACCCAGGCAGCGTGCACAGCCAAAAGCACGAATGGCCCATGCCGGTACCAGTACGGCTACACCGGCGGTGCAGCCGCAGGACCGGCAGGGAATCCCGTACGGACGGCCGCTCCCGTAAACGTTATTCCTACCGCGCAGATCTCGCCGATCACCCAATACATGGCGAAGTTCCTTCCGGCACCGCAGACAACGTCGCTGGTAAATAACTTCTATAGCGCGGCGCCAACCGGGTTCGACAACTATCTGTATTCTGCGCGCATTGATTACACCATCTCTTCTAAGCAGACCCTGTCCGGCGCGTACAGCCAGGGCCAGCGGCATGCCTCTCCGTATACCGGTAGCAGCACGGCAGGTGTCGCGGTTGTTCCATACATCCAGACCACACTCTCGACCATCCTGGGTCGGGTCGCGGACTTGCAGCACACATACCAGATCACGGACCGCCTCGTGAACCAGGCCAAGTATGGCTTCATCTACTTCGGTGGCCCGCCGGTCGGCAACATCACCGGTCAGACCAACCCCGGTCTGTATGGCCTGGCTGCCTCTGGCATCACGGGTCTTCCTTCCGGCCAGGCTTCGGACAACGCAGCGAACCTCTCGTTCACCGGCACCAACGCCCCAACCTCCTGGGTAGGCAACACGCCCACCACGACGAATCGTTCTTACACCTATGAGTTCGTGGATAATTTGTCTTACGTCGTGGGCCGCCACTCCATGAACTTCGGTGGACAGATCCAGTGGTTGCAGAACAATGCGGACACGGCAGACGGCCCGTCTACGCCTACCTCGCTTGGATTCAGCACCAACGAAACGGCCAACCTCACGGGATCGACCTACGTTGCCAACACTGGTTATTCATATGCCAGCTTCCTATTAGGTGCAGTCGGGTCCTCCAGCGTTACACAGCAGCCCTTCAGCATCGTTGGCGGTCGCTATCGCCCGTTCGCCCTGTACTTCCAGGACGACTTCAAGATCACCAGCAAGCTGACCATCAACGCCGGCCTTCGCTGGGACTATATCCCTCCCTATCGTGAAGTGGCAGACCGTTGGTCGTTCCTGAACCCGGACATCACCAATCCCATCACGGGGAACAAAGGTGCGCTTCAGTTTGCAGGCCACCGCGGCGCAGGCTTGAGCTGTGAGTGCACCACCCCCGTCAACACCTATATGAAGAACTTCGAGCCCCGTATCGGCTTCGCCTTCCAGCTCGACGACAAGACTGTCCTCCGCGGTGGTTACAGCCTTACTTACTCTCACGGTGGTGCCACCGGTGGTGCGGCGGGTGCGGGTACCGGTACAGGTCAGACCGGCTTCTCAACGCCCATCTCCTTCGCCGACAGCACGGCAGGTCCTGCCTTCTACTTGAACAACAACCCGGCATTCTCGCAGCGCAATGCCAACTATGGCGGAGCCAACTACTCGCTTCCGGGGACGTCCACACCATCGCTGGCAGCGCAGTCGCTTGGTACGGGCTTCTACGTCACAAGCACTGGCGCCTCCGGTGGTAACGGTTCCGGCATCAACTACGCGGATCCGTACATCGGAAGCCGCTCGCCGCAGTTCTCCTTCTATAACTATGGCATCCAGCGCGAGATCACAAAGAACCTGACAGTCTCTGTCGACTATTCCGGCAGCCAGAGCCATTTCATTGCGGGCGCAAGTAACATCCGCGGCCTGTATGCTGGCCAGCTTGATCCCAAGTACCTTGCACTGGGCGCCAACCTGACCAAGCCGGCAACGGCAGCGAACATTGCTGCGGCGCAAGCTGCCAGCGGCATCACTCTACCCATTCCTTACGCGGCGTATACGGCTGCGGCAGGCGTCAACACCAACGCAACCATCGCACACATGCTCACATGGATGCCGCAGTACTCCGGTACATCGGACTTCTGGGGCAACTATGTCGCGAATGCCAACTACAACTCGCTCCAGGTAGCAGTTGCGCAACGTGCGTATAAAGGACTGACCCTCAACATCAACTACACCTACTCTCAGAACGTGGACAATGCGGGCACCCAGCGAAGCGGTTATGACATCCCCGCTTCCGCGATCGCGGACGGCCAAAGCCATCCGCGCAATAGGATCGACCGCTCCATCTCTATCAATGACCAGCCGCAGAACCTCAGCATCTACGGCGTCTATAACAGCCAGTACGGCAAAGGCAGCTTTGGTGGAAGTCACTTCGTGAACCGCGCTCTGCTGAGCGGTTGGCAGACATCGCTGATCTTTCAGTACAGTTCAGGTCTGCCCCTGCCCATCGTCGCCACGTGCAACTCAACACAGAACGTTGGTCAGGGCACCTGCATGCCGGATTCGAACCCGAACTTCCACGGTGACATCCGCACCAACGGCAAGTGGGGCAAGGGAGTCACCTCCGCAAACCTCGGCTCGCTCAGCTACCTGACCGGCTACATCTCCACCACCACATCGGGAGTCGGCGTTGGTAATGTCGCGTGCGGAGTCTCCACCGGGCCGTTCTGCAACTCGGGCAACTACATGATCGGCGACGCGCCGCGTTTCCCCGGTAACCTGCGTGGACCCGATAACTACCGTCTCAGCATGGCGCTACGTCGCACCTTCCCAATCACCGAACGGGTGAACTTCGTCTTTGGCGTAGACGGCTCGAACATGACTAATCACACAACCTTCGGGAACAACGCGGGCAACAACCAGATCAACGTCAACGTCAACAGCGCGGCATTCGGAACGCTGAACTTCGCAAGCGCCGACCCCCGCTCCTTCCAACTCTCAGGACGCCTGCAGTTCTAA